The genomic region CCGCCGTGGCGGCCGGGGCGAGCGGCCGGCCGAGCGTGCACGTGACCAGGGCGCCGGCGTCCGCGCACGACCACCCGGGTCCGTCGGCGGTGACCAGCGTCAGGCCGGCGGGCAGCCGGTCGGTGACGACGACGTCCCGGGCGGCCGAGGGGCCGTCGTTGGCGACTGTCAGCGTGAACGCGACATGCTTCCCGACCTGGACCGGCCCGGTGTGGGTCTTGACGACCGAGACGTCCGCGCGCTGCGCGAGCGTCACCTCGGCGGTGTCGGTGTCGTTGCCGGGCACCGGGTCGGTGGTGGCCGAGGAGACGGTGCCGGTGTTGAGGACCGGACCCGCGTCGGCATCGGCGAGCACCATGACCTGCAGGCTCAGCAGCGGCGCCCGACTGCCCGCGACCAGCCCGGTCGCCAGCGTGCAGGTGACCTCCTGCGTGTCGGCCGGGGCCACCGCGCAGGTCCAGGGCGCGGACGCCGAGAGGTAGCGCAGACCCTCCGGCAGCACGTCGGTGACCGTCGTGGGGCCCACGCTGTCGGCGGGACCCTCGTTGGCCACCTGGAGCAGGAAGCTGGTCGGCTCCCCCGCGATCGCCTCCTCGGTCGGGTGGGTCTTGGTCAGGGCCAGGTCGGCCTCGGCCACCACGTCGACGTCGGCGTCGGCCTCGTTGCCGGCCGCGGTGTCCCCCGCCGTGGTCGTCGAGACCCGGGCGACGTTGCGCAGGGTGCTCCCGTCCGGAGTGCCAGCGGCGACCGCGGCGACCACGGTCACCGCCGGCGCGGACGTGCCCGCGGCGACCCGGTCCCGCGTGCAGGTCCCGTCGCCGCAGGTCCAGCCGGTGCCGGTGGCCGAGACCAGGCTCAGGCCCGCGGGCAGTACGTCGGTCACGGTGACGCCGCGGGCGTCCGAGGGCCCGGTGTTGCTCACCGTGAGCGTGAACGTCGCGTTCGTCCCGGCACGGACCGGGTCGGGCCCGGTGGTCGTCTTCATGACAGCCAGCTCGGCCCGCTCGGTGACCGGGGTGTCGGCGGTGTCGGCGTTGTTGGCCGGCGTGGGGTCCTGGGCCGGCCCGTCGACCGAGGCGTGGTTGACCAGCGTCGTCGTACCGGTCCCGGACGCGACCCGCCCGACGACAGTGATCGGCGCGGTGTCCGTGTCGGCACCCAGCGTGCCGGCACGGGTGCAGGTGACCTCAGCGCCGTCGGCGGCGGCGCTGCACGACCAGCCGGCGCCGGTCGCGCTGACGAAGGAGATCCCCTCGGGCAGCGCGTCGGTGACGACGATCGGGCCGGGCGACGTCGCCGGGCCGGCGTTGCGGACCTCGAGCCGGTAGCTGACGGTCTGGCCGGCGACGACCGGGCTGGTCTGGAGCGACTTCTCGATCCGCAGGTCGGCGCGGACCGCCACGGTGCTGTCGTCGTCCTCGGTGTTGTTGGCCGGGTTGGGGTCCGGCGTCGGCGACGACACGGTGGCGGTGTTCTCGACCGCGCCGGTCAGCTCCTCGTCGACGTCGACCTCGAGGTTCAGCGTCGTCGTGGCGGCGGCGTCCAGGCCGTCGGCCAGCGTGCAGGTGACGTCCTGGCCGGTGGCCCGGCAGGTCCAGTCGTCGGCCGAGCGCACCCCGGCGTACGTCAGCGACGGCGGCAGCGTGTCGGTGACCGTGACCGGTCCCGCCGCGTCGGAGGGTCCGACGTTGACGACCTCGATCTCGTAGACGCCCTGCTCCCCCGCCTCGGGGGCCGTGGTCGCGGTCTTCTCGAGGGCGAGGTCGGCGCTGGGGGCCACGGTCCGGCTGACAGTGCTCGAGTCCGCGGACTCCGCGCCGCTCGTCGGGTCGGTGGGCTCGGAGACCGTGGCGGTGTTGGCGACCGCGCCGGTCACGGAGCTGGCGACGTCGACGGTGACGTCGATGGCCGCCATCGCGCCCAGCGGCACCGGCGTGGCGCCGGTCCAGGTCAGCTCCAGGCGCTGCCCGGTCCGCTCCAGGTCCCACCCGGGGGCGGTCACGGACTGGTAGGTGAGACCGGCGGGCAGCGTGTCGACGACCACGATCGGGCCGCGCGCGGCCGAGGGGCCCGCGTTGGCGACGGCGATCCGGTACGTCGCGGTGCCGCCCGGGACGAGCGCGCCGGTGAGGGTCTTGGCCACGCCCAGGTCGGACCGGACGGCGACCGTCCCGGTCGTGGTGTCGGCGTTGTCGGTCTCGTCGGGGTCGTGCGTGCGTCCGGCGACGGTCGCGGTGTTGGCGAGCGTCGTCCCCGGCGCGGTGGCGGCGGGCACGGTGCCGGTGACCGTGATCGCCGGGAACGCCGCGCCGGACGCAAGCGTGTCGGTCGTCGACGTCCGGGTGCAGGCCAGGTCGCTCGGGTCCCCAGCCCCGGCGGGCGCGGTGACGCTGCAGGACCAGCCGGTCCCGCTGGCGCTCACCCCGGTGACCTGAGCGGGCACCGCGTCGGCCACGGTGAACGGCCCCCGGGCGGCGTCCGGGCCGGTGTTGGCGACGCTCAGCTCCCACGAGGTCGTGGTGCCGGCGAGCGGGGCCTTGACGACGGTCTTGTCGACCGTGAGGTCCGCGGAGTCGATCCGGGACCGGGCGTCGTCGACGTCGGTGGTCACGACGCTGCCGGCCGGGCCGTCGAGGTCCTGCGCGGTGGCGCTGGCCTCGTTGACGTGGGCGGTCGAGGCACCCACCGAGGACGGCACCAGGGCGGTGCCCGGCGCCGCCGCGAGGACGACGGTGAGCGACTGGCCGGTGGCGAGGTCGCCGAGGGCGTCCCAGGTGAGGGTCTGCCGGCCGGTGCCGGTGACGGCGGGCGCGACCGTCGCCGGCGCGCCGCCGGCGACCGAGACCGTCGCGGTCCCGGCCGCGTAGGACCAGCCGGTCGGCAGCGTGTCGGTCACGTCCACGTCGTACGCCATCGCCGGGCCGGTGTTGGTCACCTCGACCTGCCAGCGGGTCGGCTCGCCGAGGTAGGCGGGCGGGCCGTCGAGCACTGTCTTGTCGACCACGAGCTTCGGAAGGGCAGCGGTCACGGAGGCGGTGTCCTGCGGGCCGTCGTACGCCCGACCGGCGCCCGCGAGGGAGCGGTAGTCGGAGACGTCCGCGGTGTTGACCTGGGCCGCCGACAGGGCCGGGGAGACCAGGCGGGCCCGGTAGGTGAGGTCCCGGGTGCCCGCGGCGGGGACCGCGGCCAGGTCGGCCCAGGTGATCGTCCCGCCGCCCGTGGCGCCGCCGGTCAGGGTGCCGCCGTGGCTGATGCTCGCGGACTCGACCACCACGCCGGCGGGGACCCGGTCGGTGACGTCGACGTCGTGCGCCGCGGAGACGTGGGCGCCCGTCGCGTTCGTGAGCCGGACCGTGTAGGTGAAGGACCCACCCGGCTTCGGCGCGGCCTGGTCGACCGTCTTGGCGACCGTCAGCTTCGGCTCGGTGACGGTGACGGTCGCCGTGCCGGGCGACGTGGACGTGTCGAAGGGAGCACCGGCGGCCGGGGCGCGGCCGTCGTCGGTCCGGTTCCAGGACAGCACTGCCGAGCTGGTCAGGACCGTGCCGGCCTTGTTGGCGGCGCCGGTGCCGACGACCGCGGTGTAGGTGACGGTCACGGTCCGGGGACGCGAGCTCGCCTCGACGTCGCCGAGGGACCAGCCGTGCCCGGTGGTGCCGACGGTCAGGGCGGAGCCGGTGGTCGCCCCGACGGCGCAGGGCCCGGCCGCGGTGTCAGTGAACTCGCACTCGGAGTCCACGAGCTCGACGCTGGCGGGCCCGATGCCGGCTGGCAGCGTGTCGACGATGGTGGCGTCGTAGAAGTTGACCTTCGCCGGAAGCGTCGCTTCCAGCGTGTACGTCGCCGTGGCGCCGACGGGGACCGCCGACGGGGTGACCGTCTTGGCGAGCCCGCTCCCGGGGACCGTGACGGCCGCGTGCGCGGTCGCGCTGGAGGAACGCTCACCGGTCACGGCGCCGTCCATCGAGGTGCCGGCGAGCGTGGCCGTGTTGGTGTACGTCGCGCCACCGGCGGCCGCGGGGTCGATGACGGCCCCGTAGGTCAGCGTCGGCCACAGCGAGGCATCGGTCTGCCAGGCGAGGTCACCGACCTGCCAGACCACCGGGGTCAGGTCCGCGCCGCAGCCCCGGGCGCCCTCGGGCTCGATGCTCGCGGTCCCGGTCGACGGCACGAGCGACCCGGCCACGACGGCCAGCCCGTCCGGTACGCAGTCGACGACCGTCGCGTCGTCCAGGGTCGGGCGCATGACGGTGGGCGCTGCCGGGTCGAGGTTGCGCGCGGTGATCGTGAACGTGACCACGTCGGTCGCCCGCGGGGCAGGGATGTCCACGGTCTTCAGCGGGGCGGGGCTGGGCTCGACGGCGGTGACCGCCGAGCTCGCCGCCACCACGGTGGTGTTGGTGGCGCCGGTGCTGTCTCTCTTCGCCGTCAGCATGGCGGTGTTCGGGATCGGGTCGCCGTGCTTGACCTCAGGGACGTCGCGGACCTTGGCCGTCACGGTCATCCGCACTGCGTCCGCCTCGGGGCCGACGTCGTGGACGGCCGGGAGCGTCACGCTGGGTGCGCTCGTCGCGGCCGCAGTGCTGGAGCCCGCGGGCAGCGGACCCCACGCGTCCGAGGGCCTGGCCCGGTACTCGTACCCGGTGCCCACAGCCTCCAGGCTCGTGTGCAGCGGGTCGCTGAGCACGCCACCGTAGACAGTGGTGTTCGCCGGCAGGGTCCCGATCACGGTGTAGGTGACCCGCTCCCCGACAGCCACGTAGTTGAAGCCGCTGGGGTTCGCGCCCTGGGTGGCGTCGTCCACCGTGGTCTCGTTGGTCTTCGTCACCGCGAAGGCCGGCGTCTGGAGCGTGTGGTCGTCGTGGGCCCGCGGGGCGTCGACCATCGCGGTCGTCACGGTCGTGTCCGCGTTCGTCGCCGGGTAGTGCTGGGTCAGCGTGCCGAGGTTCGTCTCGGTGGCGTACGACACGACGTCCACGTCGTTCTTGTGGGCCACCCGTCCGGCGCCGACCGTGCCGGGGTAGGTGACCCGGTAGGTCAGCGCCAGCGTGGCGGCGGCCGCGAGCCTGGTGGTGTCCGCCAGGTTCCACCGGATGGCGGACCGGGCGGCCCGGTCGGAGAAGGTCGGGTGCCCGGCGTCCCCGGGGTCGGTGCAGACGCCGCCGCCGTCGATCGCGGAGACGTCAGCGCAGGCCACTCCGGCCGGCAGCCGGTCCCAGACGTCGGGGCCGACGACCGGGATGTCGTTGCGGGAGCCCGCGGCACCGTTGTTGCGCAGCGTGACCGTGTACCGGACCACGTCGGCGCCGCGAACGGTGGCGTTCTCCGCCAGGGTGGCCGGGGTCCCGGAAACCCGCCCAGCGGTCTTGGTCACCGCCACCGGCGGCGGAGCCGGGACTGCGAGGTCCTCGCGGTCGCGCAGGAAGCCGACCTGGCCCGCGGTGTTGGTCCACCGCAGCTTCGCCAGGTTCCCGGTCACGTCGGCGGCCGTCTGGGAGGAGGAGGGCTTGGCCACGATCCCCGACAGGCGGTAGAGGAACACCGACCCCGGCGCGACGAACCGGTTCGACCCGGTGGTCCGGCCGAGCGTGAACGTCAGCGTGCTCGGGTCGAGGACCACGTCCTGGACGGTGTTGCCGGTGAGCGGCTGGGCGGTCCCCGCCTCGTAGGTGAGGTGGTCGGGCAGGAAGTCGGTCAGGACCGGGTTCTTGGTCTCGTTCCCGCTCGGGAACTGCACGCGCAGCAGGAAGCAGACCCGGGAGCCCTCGGTGAACGTCGTCTGCGGGAGGGTCAGCTCGGTGCCGTTGCGGTACGCCGCGGGGTTGGTGGCGCACGTGTACGGGGAGGCGGAGTTCGGCTGGATCCGCTTCTCGAGGCTGACCGACTGGCTGGCGATGCCGGCCTCGGAGGCGTCGGCGACCTGGACGTCGCTCGGTCCGCCGGGCGGCGCCACCGCGGCCAGGGTGCTGGTGGTGCCGGTCAGGCTGACCCTGTTCTCGTAGCCGTCGCCGACGACCGTCGGGTCGGTGCTGCCACCGCGGTAGCTGGTCAGCATCTTGGTCCGGTAGGTGATCGTCCGCGTCTGCCCGGCGGGGATGTCGATCAGGTCGAGGACGACGGTGAACGTGCCGTCGGCGTTCTCCTGCACGCTGTCGAACGGCACGCTGGGCGCGCCCGCAGCAGTGCCGTCGCACTCCGCCGGCGCGCTGGCGGCGTAGTTGGTCCCGGCGGCGCCGAGCGGGCACATGCCGTTCGCGATCACGTTGGTGACGACGATGCCGGTCGTGTCGGCGTACTCGCCGGCCCGGAGGCGGAGCGTGTACGTCGCGACCCCGCCGTGAACGAAGGTGCCGGCCGCGACCGACTTGTCGACCGCAAGGTCCTCCGCGGTCACGGTCAGCTGGTCGGTGTCGCGCACGGCGGCGCTGGTGCCGCCGGCCACCGCGCCCTGGTAGGTCGCGGCGATCTCGGCCCGGTTGGTGAGGGCCTGCTCCGCAGCGGTCTCCCGGGTGCTGGGGCCGGTGTTGTTGTCGAGGTTCGCACTCTGCCCGAGCGAGGCCGGGGACGGGGTGACGCCGGGGAACGAGGCGGCATTCGCGCGCTGCGGGATCCCGGCGGCGTAGACCACCTCGACGACCTGGTCCAGGGTCAGGTTGCCCAGTCGCCACTCGACGCGGGTGTAGACGCCCGCGGGGAGGCCCGCGGGGTCGGTGACGGTCCGGACCGAGTCCGGGGTCCGGCACGCCGCGACGTCGTCGGTGGAGGCGTCCAGGCGCGGCGCCCCGGCGTACTCCACGGCGCCGGCGGAGGTGTTGTCGACGGTGCCGCAGCCCAGGAGCTCCAGCTGGGCGGGGAGGTGGTCGACCAGGACCGCGTCGTTGCTCGCGGCCTCGTGGTTGTTGGTCACCTTCAGCCGGTAGGTCGTGTCGTGGTCGTGCACACCGCGGAGCAGCTCGTGCTCGGGGCTCGGCTCGGACTTCTCCACCTTGATCGCGGTGATCGCGGTGGTGGCCGTCGTGGCGGGGGTCTGCTGGGTCGCGCCGTCGCGGTAGGTGCCGTTCGTGTTGAAGCGGGGAACCGTGCGGGGGTTCGTGTTCACGTAGGCCTGGCCGGTGACCGTGAACGTCGCGCCGACCCGCAGCGTGGCGGCGTTCGGCAGGACCTCGAACTGCACCGCCTGCTCCGCCCCGGCGGGGAGGTCGCTGACGTTCGCCCAGATCAGCGTCTGCCCGATCACCTGCGGCGCGCCGCCCTCGGTCGGGCTGGTCGGGCCCGCCTTGAACGACACTCCGGCGGGCAGCACGACGCGGAGGCTCAGGTTGTACGCCGGGTCGGCACCGGTGTTCCTGGCCGTCAGCGTCACCGACGACGCGGCGCCCACCAGCGTGGTGGCGTCGGCCGTCGTGGTCAGCCCCAGGGCGGGCGCCGCCACGGCCGGAGTGATGGGCAGGGCCACCAGGAGCGCGGTTCCCAGCAGCGCGGCGAGGAGTCCCGCCAGCCGCGGCCGACTCCGGCTGCCTCGCGGCGTACTGGTCCTCATGTCGTGTCCCTTCGTCACCGGTCAGGCGCACACCGGCCTGGTGCTGCCCACCCGAGGGCGCACCGGAGAGCCGTCGGGCACGAGCCCGGGGAGCGATGAGGGTCTGCGCGACGCACCGAGCGCCGCTCACAGTGGGGGGCGTACCTAGAATTGGGGGTGCTGGACCGGTCCGCCGGGGCTTTCGAAGAACCTTCCGGCTCCCTTGAGGGAACCTTGCGGTTCAGCCCGCGCCGGTGAGCGGCGTGCCAGAATCGATCATCGATGGCGCGCTGGGAGGGCCGGATGGGCAGAGCACGACGTTCCTGGCGCAGCCTGCTGGGAGTCGCGCTGGTGCTGGCCGGGATCGGCGTCCTGGGCTACCTCGGCTGGCAGTACGCCGGCACGAACTGGGTCGCCGAGCGCAAGCATCAGCAGGTCACCGACGAGCTGCGCGGCGCGTGGAAGGACGGCGTCAGCGAGCGGGCGACGTCGGCGGGCGTGGCCGGCGCGGTGATCCGGATCCCGCGCTTCGGTGACGACTACGAGGTGCCGGTCCTCGAGGGCAGCTCGGACACCGTGCTCGCAGCTGGCTTCGGCCACCTCGAGGGCACCGCCGAGCCGGGGGCCCGGGGGAACTACGTGATCTCCGGCCACCGGGTGACCCACGGCGAGCCGCTGCGCGGCATGCCGGACCTCGAGGTCGGCGACGAGATCCTGGTCGAGACCGCGCGTGCCGTGCACACCTACGAGCTCACCACCGGCGGCGACGCGCTCTCGGTGCCGTTCACGACCGGCTGGGTGCTCGAGGCACTGCCCCGCAACCCCGACGGCGGGCCGCAGCCGGACCAGCGCGCCGGGTCCCGCCTGCTCACGCTGACCACCTGCGCGGAGCTGTTCCACACCGACCACCGCCTGGTCGCCTTCGGCCGGCTCGTCGACGTGGAGCACAAGGACGCCTGAGGGTCGGTGATCGAGCCGGCCGAGCCCCTGGGCGAGGCCGTGTCGAGATCCCCGCACCCGACGACGTACGCCGGGGCGGGATCTCGACACGTTCGCTGCGCTCGCGGCTGACCAACGGAAGTCCCGACTCGACCGCCGGAAGTCCCGACTCGACCCCCGGAAGTCCCGACTCGACCACCGGAAGTCCCGACTCAACCCGCCGGGCGGTGGATCAGATCGAGACGGTGACCTCGGCGATGTTGCCGGTGGAGGCGTGCACCAGACGGTCGACGGGGTCGGCCTTCGGGGCCAGGGTGCGCAGGGTCCACTCGCCGTCGCCGGCGAAGAAGCGGAAGTGGCCGCTCGCCGAGGTCGGGACCTCGGCGGTGAACTCACCGGTGCGGTCGAGCAGCCGCACGTAGGCGTTGCCGACCGGCTCCTCGCCGCGCAGCACCTGGCCCTGGATGATGGCCTCCTTCGCGACGTTCACGCCGTCGAGCGAGAGTCCACCCTCGGTCGCACCGCACATCAGACGGTCCCGGGCTCGTCGCCGAGGGTGACCGGCACGCCGACGAGGGAGCCGTACTCGGTCCAGGAGCCGTCGTAGTTCTTCACGCTCTGGTGGCCGAGGAGCTCCTTGAGCACGAACCACGCGATCGAGGAGCGCTCGCCGATGCGGCACAGGGCGATGGTCTCCTTGGAGTCGTCGATGCCGACCTCCGCGTAGAGCGCCTTGAGCTGCTCGTCGGACTTGAAGGTGCCGTCGTCGTTGCAGTTCTTGCTCCACGGCACGTTCAGCGACGTGGGGATGTGGCCGGCGCGCTGGGCCTGCTCCTGCGGGAGGTGCGCCGGGGCCATCAGCCGGCCGGCGTACTCGTCGGGGCTGCGCACGTCGATGAGGTTCTTGGCGCCGATGGCGTCGACGACCTCGTCGCGGTAGGCACGGATCGAGCGGTCCTGGTCCTGCGCGACGTACGACGTCTTCTCGCGGGTCGGGATCTCGGTGACCAGCTCGCGGGAGTCCAGCTCCCACTTCTTGCGGCCGCCGTCCATCAGCTTGACGTCGGTGTGGCCGTAGAGCTTGAAGTACCAGAAGGCGTACGCCGCGAACCAGTTGTTGTTGCCGCCGTAGAGCACGACCGTGTCGTCGTTGGCCACGCCGCGGTCGGACAGGAGCGCCTCGAACTGCTGCTTGTTGACGAAGTCGCGCAGGACCTGGTCCTGGAGGTCGGTCGTCCAGTCGAGCTTGATGGCGCCCCGGATGTGGCCCTTGTCGTAGGCGGTGGTGTCCTCGTCGACCTCGATGAGGACGACCTTCGGGTCGTCGAGGTGCTCCTCGACCCACTGGACGGTGACGAGGCTGTTCTCGCGGCTCATGGTGTCTACCTTTCTGTTGCGCCGATCGGCGCGGGGTCTGGGATGGGGCAGTGGAAGCGGAAGGGCGGGCTCAGGCCCGCAGCACCGAGCCGGCACGGCCCCGGGTGGCGCGGTCGAGCAGCAGGTACATCTCGCAGCCGAGGCAGAACCGGAACACCGCGTTGAGGAGCGCGGCGACCAGAGCGAAGCCGGTGGCGACCAGGCCGAGCAGCGTCAGGCCGGTCGTGAACCCGGCCAGGGCGACCAGCGCGAACGCCAGCCCGACGAGCTGGGCGAAGCGGGGCGGGCGGGCGTCCTCGAGCTCGGCCACGCCCGTCAGGCGGGGGCGCACCCAGGTGCGGAACGCCCACGCGGTCGGGGTGTGCTGAACCCCGCGTAGGGCGCCGATCGCGAAGAGCAGCGCCTGGACGGCGATCAGGATCGTCGCGACCGGGGTCGGCGTCGCCAGCACGGCGACGAGCACGACGGCGGTGACGGCGGCCGTGAACTGCGGGCCGCGGGCGTCGATCGAGGTGGCGCCGGCGTCGCCGGGGACCCCGGTGTGCGGCTCGGTACTGGTGGTCGGCATGTCATCTCCTGCAGGGAACGGGAAACCCGGGCGCTGGGCACAGGATCCGATCGGCGCCTCTGCGCGCTCCCCGCGAGATTACTGCAGTAACTCGCTAGACAATCAAGAGCAGATTCGACCGGGTCCTGTCAGGACATCCGACACAGCGACGAGCGCACGCGGCAGTGGTCCACTGCGCGTCGCTTGGTCAGCCAGGTCGAGGACATGAGGGCAACAGTAGGCAGCGGGGCCGGGTTCTCCCCTATTCGATCCCACATTCCGGACGCGGTGTCCGCGATGTGGACGAGGGGCTGGCCGGTCACGACGCGGCGGCGCCGAGCGCCGCGATCACCTGCTCGCGGCGCGGGGCGCCCGCGGCGCGGGAGACCTCGTGCCCGCCGCCGTCGAGGACCAGCGTGGTCGGCGTCCGCACGATGCCGAGGTCGCGGACCAGCTGGAGGTGCTGCTCGGCGTCGATCTCGACGTGGGCGACGCCCGGGACCAGATCGGCGACCTCGGCGAGGGTACGGCGAGTGACGCGGCACGGCGCGCAGAACGCCGTGGAGAACTGCACCAGCGTGGCCCGCTCCCCCGGCGGCGTGCTCGTCGCGGGCGCCACCCGGGCCCAGGTGCTCGGCTCGGCCTCGTGGGCCCGGAATCGCCCGTCGGTGCGGGCGCGGTAGCCGCCGAAGGCCAACGCCACCAGCACGGCAGCGAGCGCGATCCACAGCCCCGTCGTCATGCCGGTCCCAACCACCGGCCGGCCCCCGGCATTCCGGACCCCGGCCATCCCTAGGGTGGGGCGGTGCTCCGGATCCTGCTCGCCCTCGTCGCGGCCGCCGTGATGACGATGCTGATGGTGCTCCTGGTGGCCGGGCACGGGCCCTGGGCGGGCGAGGTCGTCTGGCGGCTGAGCCCGGGCCGCGGCGTCAACGCCGGCGACCTGCCGGTCTTCGCCAGCTGGGTGGTCGGCATGCTGGCCTGCGCCGGGCTGGCGCGGGACTGACCCCAGCCTGACGCGGGAAACTCGAGGATTCGGGCCGCTGCGGCGCGGGTATAGGACTGACGGACCCGTTCGACCGACCCATCGCCCGGAGATCCCATGACGCTCCTCGTCATCCTGGCCGCTCTCGCGCTCTGGCTCGCCCTCTCGGTCCCGCTCGGCATCGCGATCGGCCGCTCGCTCGCGGCCGCCCGGCACGACGAGCACCGGATCAGCGGCCGAGCCCGCGATCTCGCCACCTAGGGAACCCCGCTGGGCCCGCGGACCCGTGGCTGCGTTTCGGCCCCGGACCTACAGTCGAACGTGACCGACCTCACACCCCCGCGTCCGACCCACGTGGGTCGGTCGCCCTGACCCGACCAAGGAGGACCTCCATGTTGCTGCGCACCACTGACCCGTTCCGTGACTTCGACCGGCTCACCCAACAGCTGCTCGGCAGCGCGAGCCGTCCCACGGTCATGCCGATGGACGCCTGGCGCGAGGGCGACCGCTTCGTCATCGAGTTCGACCTCCCCGGAGTCTCCCCGGAGAGCATCGACCTCGACGTCGAGCGCAACGTCCTCACGGTCGGCGCCGAGCGCCCCGGCCGCAGCGAGGACGGCGAGATGCTCGCCAGCGAGCGCCCGCGCGGGTCGTTCAGCCGCCAGCTCGTCCTCGGCGACAACCTCGACCTCGAGCGCATCGAGGCGTCGTACGACGCGGGCGTGCTGCGCCTGGTCGTCCCGGTCGCCGAGCGCGCCAAGCCGCGCAAGATCGAGGTGACCTCCTCCGGGCAGGGGAACACCGCTATCAACAGCTGACCAAGCATCAGTCGAGGGCGGGAGGCCGGTGGCCTCCCGCCCTCGGCGCGTGCTGCGGGCCTCAGCCGCCGGCGAACGGCGGCAGGAACTCCACCGAGGTGCCGGGCCGGACCAGCACCGACTCGGGATCCTCGCGCCCGACCGGCTGGTCGCCGAGCAGCACCGAGCAGCTGGCGATCACCTCGGGGAGCCGGGTGCCGGGGTGTCGGGCGACCACCTCGCGCATCACCTCGCCCAGCGGCACCGGGCCGGAGACCTCGACCAGATCCTCGGGCGTCCCGGCCGCGGCCTTCGCCGCGGCCCAGTACCGGACGCGGATGATCTCCGTCTCTTTCACCTGGGGCTCTTCCACTGTGTCGGCCACGTTACCTATTGTTCCCCTAGCACCAGGCCGGAGCCCAGCGTCGCGTTTCGGTCCCCATCCCGTTGGCGGGAGGAGACCAGCCATGAGCGCCCTTTTGCTGTTGACCAGCGCCCTGCAGACGTCCACCGAGGTGCTGCCCGCCCTCGGTCTGCTGGGCCACCAGGTCAAGATCCTGCCCGCCGAGGGCAGCGCGCTGCTCGAGGCGCCCGACTCCGACCTGCTGCTCGTCGACGGCCGCCAGGACCTGGCCCACGCCCGCGACCTGTGCCGGCTGATCCGCACCACCGGCACCGACGTCCCGGTCCTCCTCGTCGTCACCGAGGGCGGCCTGGCGGTCGTCAACCAGGACTGGGGCATGGACGACGTCGTCCTGCACACCTGCGGGCCCGCCGAGCTCGGGGCCCGGATCAAGCTGGCGATCGGCCGGCTCGCCGCGCAGCGCGAGGCCGCCGACCCCGACGCCCACCTGATCCGCTCCGGCGAGGTCCTCGTCGACGAGGCCACCTACACCGCGAAGGTCGGCGGGCGCGCGCTCGACCTGACCTTCAAGGAGTTCGAGCTGCTGAAGTTCCTCGCCCAGCACCCGGGCCGGGTCTTCACCCGCCAGCAGCTGCTCCAGGAGGTGTGGGGCTACGACTACTTCGGCGGCACCCGCACCGTCGACGTCCACGTCCGGCGGCTGCGCGCCAAGCTCGGCCCTGAGAACGAGACCCTGATCGGCACCGTCCGCAACGTCGGCTACCGCTTCGTGCTCCCTGCCAAGGAGAAGGAGGCGGCCGCCGACGCTCGCGCCACCGAGTCCAGCACCCAGGCCAGCCCCGAGGCCAGCCCCCAGACCACCACCGAGCCGGTCGTCTGAGCGGCCGTAGGCTGGCCGGCGTGCCTCCCACGAGCGAGTCCCCTGAGCAGCGTGTGCCCGAGGTCGAGCAGATCGCCCGGGAGGCCGAGGCGTACGACGGCGCCGCGCCGCTCGACGAGGCGACCGGGATCGCGCTGCGGCGCCACCCGGAGCGGGTCCGGACCTGGGTCGACGCGGACGGCTTCGCGCTCCTCGTCGGGAGCGAGCTGAGCCTCGTCGTACGACCCGACGCCCGCGGGCGCGGCCGGGGCCGGGACCTGCTGGAGCGTGCGCTCGCCGATCTCGGGGACCGGGAGCTGCTGGCCTGGTCGCACGGCAACCACCCGGCCGCCGCCGCGCTGGCCGCCGGGCACGGCTTCGCGCGGGTCCGCGACCTGTGGGTGATGCGCCGGCCGCTGGACGACGACCTGCCAGCGCTCGTCGTGCCCGACGGCGTGACGATCCGCGACTACGACCCGGCGGACCCCGCCGACGCCGCCGCGGTCGTCCGCGTCAACGCCGCCGCGTTCGCC from Nocardioides pantholopis harbors:
- a CDS encoding sulfurtransferase, which encodes MSRENSLVTVQWVEEHLDDPKVVLIEVDEDTTAYDKGHIRGAIKLDWTTDLQDQVLRDFVNKQQFEALLSDRGVANDDTVVLYGGNNNWFAAYAFWYFKLYGHTDVKLMDGGRKKWELDSRELVTEIPTREKTSYVAQDQDRSIRAYRDEVVDAIGAKNLIDVRSPDEYAGRLMAPAHLPQEQAQRAGHIPTSLNVPWSKNCNDDGTFKSDEQLKALYAEVGIDDSKETIALCRIGERSSIAWFVLKELLGHQSVKNYDGSWTEYGSLVGVPVTLGDEPGTV
- the mshD gene encoding mycothiol synthase, with product MPPTSESPEQRVPEVEQIAREAEAYDGAAPLDEATGIALRRHPERVRTWVDADGFALLVGSELSLVVRPDARGRGRGRDLLERALADLGDRELLAWSHGNHPAAAALAAGHGFARVRDLWVMRRPLDDDLPALVVPDGVTIRDYDPADPADAAAVVRVNAAAFAAHPEQGAMDAANLAERMSQDWFDPAGLLLAVRAGEVVGFHWTKRHSPTLGEVYVVGVDPAGQGGGLGKALTLAGLHHLRDGGATEVLLYVESDNDPAVAVYSRLGFRHDAVDTHVQYRRA
- a CDS encoding Hsp20/alpha crystallin family protein, which encodes MLLRTTDPFRDFDRLTQQLLGSASRPTVMPMDAWREGDRFVIEFDLPGVSPESIDLDVERNVLTVGAERPGRSEDGEMLASERPRGSFSRQLVLGDNLDLERIEASYDAGVLRLVVPVAERAKPRKIEVTSSGQGNTAINS
- a CDS encoding MoaD/ThiS family protein: MKETEIIRVRYWAAAKAAAGTPEDLVEVSGPVPLGEVMREVVARHPGTRLPEVIASCSVLLGDQPVGREDPESVLVRPGTSVEFLPPFAGG
- a CDS encoding DUF1416 domain-containing protein, with the protein product MCGATEGGLSLDGVNVAKEAIIQGQVLRGEEPVGNAYVRLLDRTGEFTAEVPTSASGHFRFFAGDGEWTLRTLAPKADPVDRLVHASTGNIAEVTVSI
- a CDS encoding DUF4395 domain-containing protein; protein product: MPTTSTEPHTGVPGDAGATSIDARGPQFTAAVTAVVLVAVLATPTPVATILIAVQALLFAIGALRGVQHTPTAWAFRTWVRPRLTGVAELEDARPPRFAQLVGLAFALVALAGFTTGLTLLGLVATGFALVAALLNAVFRFCLGCEMYLLLDRATRGRAGSVLRA
- a CDS encoding class E sortase, which produces MGRARRSWRSLLGVALVLAGIGVLGYLGWQYAGTNWVAERKHQQVTDELRGAWKDGVSERATSAGVAGAVIRIPRFGDDYEVPVLEGSSDTVLAAGFGHLEGTAEPGARGNYVISGHRVTHGEPLRGMPDLEVGDEILVETARAVHTYELTTGGDALSVPFTTGWVLEALPRNPDGGPQPDQRAGSRLLTLTTCAELFHTDHRLVAFGRLVDVEHKDA
- a CDS encoding winged helix-turn-helix transcriptional regulator gives rise to the protein MSALLLLTSALQTSTEVLPALGLLGHQVKILPAEGSALLEAPDSDLLLVDGRQDLAHARDLCRLIRTTGTDVPVLLVVTEGGLAVVNQDWGMDDVVLHTCGPAELGARIKLAIGRLAAQREAADPDAHLIRSGEVLVDEATYTAKVGGRALDLTFKEFELLKFLAQHPGRVFTRQQLLQEVWGYDYFGGTRTVDVHVRRLRAKLGPENETLIGTVRNVGYRFVLPAKEKEAAADARATESSTQASPEASPQTTTEPVV
- a CDS encoding TlpA family protein disulfide reductase, with the protein product MTTGLWIALAAVLVALAFGGYRARTDGRFRAHEAEPSTWARVAPATSTPPGERATLVQFSTAFCAPCRVTRRTLAEVADLVPGVAHVEIDAEQHLQLVRDLGIVRTPTTLVLDGGGHEVSRAAGAPRREQVIAALGAAAS